In Arthrobacter sp. StoSoilB5, one genomic interval encodes:
- a CDS encoding SRPBCC family protein: MSACPYRIAAGYPWLMQSFESEEPINARSSTVWGIITDAGNFTVWESGITWVDGEVSSGALIRIRTAAGGRRTFRTHVEQMPGQVMIWKTGLLPGLLSATRTYSLSPHNGLTYLRVKDDIRGPLRRFAGDTIPFSPQDLHSHTAAVRRRAELLDRNA; the protein is encoded by the coding sequence GTGAGCGCCTGCCCGTACAGGATCGCGGCTGGCTACCCTTGGCTGATGCAGTCGTTTGAGTCCGAGGAACCCATCAATGCCCGCTCGTCAACGGTCTGGGGCATCATCACGGACGCCGGGAATTTCACGGTCTGGGAATCCGGAATCACGTGGGTGGACGGCGAGGTCAGCAGCGGCGCCCTGATCCGAATCAGGACCGCCGCCGGAGGCCGCCGGACCTTCCGGACGCACGTGGAGCAAATGCCGGGCCAGGTCATGATCTGGAAAACAGGCTTGCTGCCCGGCCTGCTGAGCGCGACCCGCACGTACAGCCTCTCGCCACACAACGGACTGACATACCTCCGGGTCAAGGATGACATCCGTGGCCCGCTGCGCAGGTTCGCCGGCGACACCATTCCGTTCTCCCCGCAGGACCTGCACTCCCACACCGCCGCGGTCAGAAGACGCGCCGAACTACTGGACCGGAACGCATAG
- a CDS encoding CoA-acylating methylmalonate-semialdehyde dehydrogenase: MSVNQELPVLSHWIGGEEAPSSGDRTAPVFDPARGIETKRVALGNAADIEAAISSAQKAYPAWRDLSITKRQQIVFRFRELLNERKGELANIITAEHGKVVSDALGEITRGQEVVELATGFPHLIKGEHSENVSSGVDVYSTKSPLGVVGIISPFNFPAMVPLWFLPIAIAAGNTVVLKPSEKDPTAANWLAELFTEAGLPDGVFNVLHGDKEAVDGLLEHPDVKAISFVGSTPIAQYIYETAARNGKRVQALGGAKNHMLVLPDADLELTADAAINAGFGSAGERCMAISVVVAVEPVADELLEKITSRMATLRIGDGRRNCDMGPLVTREHRDKVAAYIDVALEDGAKVVVDGRGVTVDGDENGFWLGPTLIDDVPVTSRVYKEEIFGPVLSVVRVRSYEEGLNVINSGAYGNGTAIFTNDGGAARRFQNEVEVGMVGINVPIPVPVAYYSFGGFKDSIFGSSKAYGLQGFQFFTREKAITSRWLDPSHGGINLGFPQN; the protein is encoded by the coding sequence GTGTCAGTCAACCAAGAACTTCCCGTGCTGTCCCACTGGATTGGTGGGGAAGAAGCACCGTCCTCCGGAGACCGCACTGCTCCCGTCTTTGACCCGGCCCGCGGGATCGAGACCAAGCGGGTGGCACTCGGTAACGCCGCGGACATTGAGGCAGCCATCTCCTCTGCGCAGAAGGCGTACCCGGCCTGGCGTGATCTGTCGATCACGAAGCGCCAGCAGATCGTCTTCCGCTTCCGCGAGCTGCTGAACGAGCGCAAGGGCGAACTCGCCAACATCATCACCGCTGAGCACGGCAAAGTAGTCTCCGACGCGCTCGGTGAAATCACCCGCGGCCAGGAAGTCGTGGAACTCGCCACGGGCTTCCCGCACCTGATCAAAGGCGAGCACTCGGAGAACGTCTCCAGCGGTGTGGATGTCTACTCCACCAAGTCCCCGCTCGGCGTGGTGGGCATCATCAGCCCGTTCAACTTCCCTGCCATGGTGCCGCTGTGGTTCCTCCCGATCGCCATTGCCGCCGGCAACACGGTGGTCCTGAAGCCGAGCGAGAAGGACCCGACGGCGGCGAACTGGCTCGCTGAGCTGTTCACCGAAGCCGGCCTGCCGGACGGCGTTTTCAACGTTCTCCACGGCGACAAGGAAGCGGTGGACGGTCTCCTGGAACACCCGGACGTCAAAGCCATCTCCTTCGTTGGTTCCACCCCGATCGCGCAGTACATCTACGAGACCGCGGCGCGGAATGGCAAGCGCGTCCAGGCACTTGGCGGGGCGAAGAACCACATGCTGGTCCTGCCCGACGCCGACCTTGAGCTGACTGCCGACGCTGCCATCAACGCCGGCTTCGGTTCGGCCGGCGAACGCTGTATGGCCATCAGCGTGGTGGTCGCCGTGGAGCCGGTGGCCGACGAACTGCTCGAAAAGATTACCTCGCGGATGGCAACGCTGCGGATCGGCGACGGTCGCCGGAACTGCGACATGGGCCCGCTGGTCACCCGCGAGCACCGTGACAAGGTGGCGGCCTACATCGATGTGGCCTTGGAAGATGGCGCCAAGGTGGTCGTGGATGGCCGCGGCGTAACCGTGGACGGCGACGAGAACGGCTTCTGGCTGGGCCCGACGCTGATCGACGACGTCCCCGTCACCTCACGCGTCTACAAGGAGGAAATCTTCGGACCGGTACTTTCCGTGGTCCGTGTCCGCAGCTACGAGGAGGGCCTGAACGTGATCAATTCCGGCGCCTATGGCAACGGTACTGCGATCTTCACCAACGACGGCGGAGCTGCCCGCCGTTTCCAGAACGAGGTGGAGGTGGGCATGGTAGGCATCAACGTGCCGATTCCCGTTCCCGTGGCCTACTACTCCTTCGGCGGGTTCAAGGACTCGATCTTCGGCAGCTCCAAGGCGTATGGCCTGCAGGGCTTCCAGTTCTTCACCCGTGAGAAGGCCATCACGTCCCGCTGGTTGGACCCCAGCCATGGCGGCATCAACCTCGGCTTCCCCCAGAACTAA
- a CDS encoding dihydrolipoamide acetyltransferase family protein → MPALMNMPEVMANALEATLSSWLKKEGETVEVGDAIAEVETEKATVEIPAEHHGVVARLLVEEGASVEVGAPILVIRTSGETDEEVVTFLRDAGTQTPAAAPEDSDGANPVLVAEVPRQAERRFSSPLARRLARENHVDVAVIPGSGPGGRIVRRDVEQVIAGRADSSRDWTAQMVPVQPTAAGPVQAKAQDVPTRVIAVPHTKMRRAISRRLTESKTTVPHFYLTADVRVDALLTLRKQVNESATRRITVNDLIVKAVGLALLDTPAANCTWSDEAQLQHTAADISVAIAVDGGLLTPVVRSVDSQSLSAVSAAIGDFVERAKAGKIRQEELTGGSFSVTNLGMFGTRQFSAILNPPQSAILAVGAAEPRAVVVDGSLAVATVMTCTLSADHRVIDGAVAAQWMQAFKARIENPLTILV, encoded by the coding sequence ATGCCCGCACTAATGAACATGCCTGAAGTCATGGCCAACGCCCTTGAGGCCACGTTGTCCAGCTGGCTGAAGAAGGAAGGTGAAACCGTTGAAGTTGGAGATGCCATCGCCGAAGTGGAAACCGAGAAAGCGACTGTCGAAATACCGGCCGAACATCACGGCGTCGTTGCCCGGCTGCTGGTTGAGGAAGGAGCAAGCGTCGAAGTCGGCGCACCGATTCTAGTCATCAGGACCTCTGGTGAAACGGACGAGGAAGTAGTCACATTCCTTCGGGACGCTGGAACGCAGACACCGGCCGCCGCTCCCGAGGACAGCGATGGTGCTAACCCCGTGCTGGTGGCGGAGGTACCTCGACAGGCCGAACGCCGGTTCAGTTCCCCCCTCGCCCGCCGGCTGGCGAGGGAGAACCACGTGGACGTTGCAGTTATACCCGGATCGGGCCCCGGGGGAAGAATCGTTCGGCGCGATGTTGAGCAAGTCATCGCGGGCCGCGCGGACAGCTCCCGGGATTGGACGGCACAAATGGTCCCGGTCCAGCCTACGGCAGCCGGCCCTGTTCAGGCCAAGGCCCAGGATGTCCCGACCAGAGTCATTGCCGTTCCCCACACCAAGATGCGAAGGGCCATCTCCCGCCGCCTCACTGAGTCCAAAACTACCGTTCCGCACTTTTACCTCACAGCAGATGTCCGGGTGGACGCACTCCTTACCCTCCGTAAGCAGGTCAACGAATCCGCAACCCGGCGGATTACGGTCAACGACCTCATCGTCAAAGCCGTTGGGCTCGCGCTGCTGGACACCCCGGCAGCCAACTGCACGTGGAGCGACGAAGCCCAGCTCCAGCACACCGCTGCCGATATTTCCGTGGCAATTGCCGTTGACGGCGGGCTGCTGACGCCGGTAGTCCGGTCCGTTGACAGCCAGTCGCTCAGCGCAGTCAGCGCAGCGATCGGGGATTTCGTGGAACGTGCAAAGGCCGGGAAGATCCGCCAAGAGGAACTCACCGGTGGAAGTTTCTCCGTCACCAACTTGGGCATGTTTGGCACCCGGCAATTTTCCGCCATCCTCAACCCGCCGCAGTCAGCCATCCTCGCGGTGGGGGCAGCTGAACCACGCGCCGTCGTCGTCGATGGTTCCCTGGCGGTGGCCACCGTGATGACCTGCACTCTTTCGGCAGACCACAGGGTCATCGATGGGGCCGTCGCTGCCCAGTGGATGCAGGCCTTCAAGGCCCGCATCGAAAATCCCTTGACCATCCTCGTCTGA
- a CDS encoding alpha-ketoacid dehydrogenase subunit alpha/beta, whose protein sequence is MTRHIQLAPDVEWIQLTTTEQDWQEADPALLKTMLVQMQIIRSFEEAVLELASEGLVHGPAHSSIGQEGGAVGSIVNLRSGDGVNGSHRGHHQFLAKGLAHLSAAMNGRMEPEAAVGAEVQAFLQRTLAEILGLDQGFSHGRGGSMHLQWLDAGALGTNAIVGGGVPLAAGNAWAQKHSTASASGMDLTVSYFGDGAINIGSVLETMNLAAAWKLPLCFFVENNLYAVSTHVSEVTGEGRLSGRGPGFGIRSWRVDGMDPLAVHLAMEQATEHMRSGGGPAVIEAEVYRYFHQNGPFPGSAFGYRSKEEEKSWRDRDPIQRMATELKKLGHLDDVAFLQMQEQVSAACNLAVSELTETDPQSKAGKRRIRPELWPDPSFVDVGIRGDLSELEGARTEEELTFKGGLREGKFVDAVAEVVQARMAADPSIVVMGEDVHRLKGGTNGATRGLVDAHPDRVLGTPISENAFAGLAGGMAMDGRFKPVVEFMYADFMWVAGDQIFNQIARARHMFGGTGEVPLVLRSKIAMGTGYGSQHSMDPAGVFATSAGWRIVAPSTPFDYVGLMNAALALKDPVVVLEHVDLYTTTGQLPVDDFDYQIAFGKAAIRRRGDSLTVLTYGAMVHPTLVAVTETEIDAEVVDLRWLDRASIDWEAIGASIMKTNNVLIVEQGAQGTSYGGWLSDEIQRRYFDHLDYPIQRVTGGEASPSISKVLERASYAGVSEVAAKLLTIKNDQGL, encoded by the coding sequence ATGACCCGCCACATCCAACTGGCCCCAGATGTCGAATGGATCCAACTCACGACAACCGAGCAAGACTGGCAGGAAGCCGATCCGGCGCTGCTCAAGACCATGCTCGTCCAAATGCAGATCATTCGTTCCTTCGAAGAGGCCGTCCTGGAACTCGCTTCTGAGGGCTTGGTCCATGGGCCGGCGCATTCGAGCATCGGGCAGGAAGGCGGAGCTGTGGGTTCCATCGTGAACCTCAGGTCGGGAGACGGCGTCAACGGTTCCCACCGGGGCCACCACCAGTTCTTGGCAAAGGGCTTGGCGCATCTCTCGGCAGCTATGAACGGCCGGATGGAACCGGAAGCCGCCGTCGGGGCCGAGGTCCAGGCATTCCTGCAGCGTACTCTTGCGGAAATTCTTGGGCTCGACCAAGGCTTCAGTCATGGCAGGGGCGGATCCATGCACCTGCAGTGGCTGGACGCAGGCGCCCTGGGAACCAACGCCATTGTGGGCGGCGGGGTACCGCTGGCAGCCGGCAATGCCTGGGCCCAGAAGCACTCCACGGCGTCGGCCTCCGGCATGGATCTCACTGTCTCCTACTTCGGCGATGGGGCCATCAACATTGGCTCAGTGCTGGAAACGATGAACCTGGCTGCTGCGTGGAAATTGCCCTTGTGCTTCTTCGTGGAGAACAATCTTTATGCCGTTTCAACGCATGTCTCGGAGGTGACCGGTGAGGGGCGGCTCTCCGGACGCGGCCCCGGTTTCGGTATCCGGTCCTGGCGCGTCGACGGAATGGACCCCCTGGCCGTTCACCTTGCCATGGAGCAAGCTACCGAACATATGCGTTCAGGCGGGGGACCCGCAGTAATCGAAGCTGAGGTGTACCGGTACTTCCATCAGAACGGTCCCTTCCCGGGCAGTGCTTTCGGCTACCGCAGCAAGGAGGAGGAAAAATCTTGGCGGGACCGGGACCCAATCCAGCGTATGGCAACCGAGCTGAAGAAGCTGGGACACCTCGATGACGTGGCATTCCTGCAGATGCAGGAGCAGGTCAGCGCGGCCTGCAACCTCGCCGTGTCCGAACTGACTGAAACCGATCCTCAGAGCAAGGCCGGCAAACGGCGCATCCGCCCCGAACTGTGGCCGGACCCGTCATTCGTCGATGTCGGTATCCGGGGGGACCTGTCTGAGCTGGAAGGGGCCAGGACCGAGGAAGAATTAACTTTTAAGGGAGGCCTTCGGGAAGGGAAATTCGTCGACGCTGTCGCTGAAGTGGTGCAGGCACGCATGGCCGCCGATCCATCCATCGTGGTCATGGGTGAGGACGTCCATCGGCTCAAGGGTGGAACAAACGGTGCCACGCGAGGCCTCGTAGACGCCCATCCGGACCGCGTCCTTGGAACACCCATCAGCGAAAACGCGTTCGCAGGGCTTGCGGGCGGAATGGCCATGGATGGCAGATTCAAGCCGGTGGTCGAGTTCATGTATGCCGACTTCATGTGGGTGGCCGGCGACCAGATCTTCAACCAGATTGCCAGGGCGCGGCACATGTTCGGTGGAACCGGCGAGGTGCCGCTGGTCCTGCGGTCCAAGATCGCCATGGGTACAGGGTATGGATCGCAGCACTCCATGGATCCTGCGGGCGTCTTTGCCACCTCGGCGGGCTGGCGGATCGTAGCCCCATCCACTCCGTTCGATTACGTGGGCCTGATGAACGCTGCCCTGGCGCTCAAGGATCCCGTGGTGGTGCTGGAGCACGTTGACCTCTACACCACCACCGGCCAACTGCCAGTGGACGACTTCGATTACCAGATCGCGTTCGGAAAGGCAGCCATCCGCCGCCGCGGAGACTCACTGACCGTCTTGACCTACGGCGCGATGGTCCACCCCACGCTGGTGGCGGTGACGGAGACGGAAATCGACGCCGAGGTGGTGGATCTGCGCTGGCTGGACCGCGCCAGCATTGATTGGGAGGCCATTGGAGCAAGCATCATGAAGACGAACAATGTCCTCATTGTCGAACAGGGTGCCCAGGGCACTTCCTACGGCGGATGGCTCAGCGACGAGATCCAGCGCCGATACTTTGACCACTTGGACTACCCCATTCAACGCGTTACCGGCGGTGAAGCTTCGCCCAGCATCTCCAAGGTCCTGGAGCGCGCATCCTATGCCGGTGTTTCTGAAGTGGCCGCAAAGCTGCTGACCATCAAAAATGACCAAGGCCTCTAG
- a CDS encoding VOC family protein has translation MQRGIPGAQGLDHVGFTVPDLDEAEKFLTEVLGATLIYTLGAKRSEDDWMNVHIGVHPRTAIREIRFYRLGNGSNLEVFQYDAAEPQARQPRNSDIGGHHLAIYVDDMDEAVAYLHSYGLEVMGEPTASGQSAEGQRWVYFRSPWGMQFELVSFPGGKAYEREARLHLWHPGRPAE, from the coding sequence TTGCAGCGTGGAATACCCGGAGCGCAGGGTCTCGATCACGTCGGCTTCACGGTGCCGGACCTGGACGAAGCGGAGAAGTTCCTGACCGAGGTCCTGGGCGCAACACTCATCTATACCTTGGGCGCCAAGCGTTCAGAGGATGATTGGATGAACGTCCACATCGGCGTGCATCCGCGCACCGCGATCCGCGAAATTCGCTTCTATAGGCTTGGCAACGGTTCCAATTTGGAAGTCTTCCAGTACGACGCCGCCGAACCGCAGGCACGCCAACCCCGTAACAGCGACATTGGGGGCCACCACCTGGCCATCTACGTTGACGACATGGATGAGGCAGTGGCCTACCTTCACTCCTATGGGCTTGAAGTGATGGGTGAACCCACAGCAAGCGGGCAATCCGCCGAAGGCCAACGGTGGGTATATTTCCGGAGCCCATGGGGAATGCAGTTCGAACTAGTGAGCTTCCCAGGCGGCAAGGCCTACGAACGGGAGGCCCGCCTGCACCTGTGGCACCCCGGCCGCCCGGCAGAATAG
- a CDS encoding GntR family transcriptional regulator: MTIESTTHGKAGARVAAAMREAILAGTYKPGSRIRQEDVAERYGASRVPAREALRMLEAEGLVKVVANTGAWVTSLNLVECEEIYQVRERLEPLLLRYNVPLLTALQIEALDGLAHEMETAGDVETFLRLDRDFHLSCYTAAQTIMLTDTVLRLWNRTQPYRWAYTSVFRSEGDRSAHHEHHLLVAALRRRDADEAERVLTSHIRRTRLELARHPEIFENPATAPPGLGDND; this comes from the coding sequence ATGACTATCGAATCCACCACCCATGGCAAAGCAGGCGCACGTGTGGCCGCAGCCATGCGCGAGGCAATCCTGGCCGGTACCTACAAGCCCGGCAGCCGGATCCGGCAGGAAGACGTGGCTGAACGGTACGGTGCCAGCCGCGTGCCTGCCAGGGAAGCACTCCGGATGCTTGAGGCAGAAGGCCTGGTGAAGGTGGTCGCCAATACTGGCGCCTGGGTCACCAGTCTCAACCTCGTGGAGTGCGAGGAGATCTACCAGGTGCGTGAGCGGCTTGAACCGCTCCTGCTCCGCTACAACGTCCCGCTCCTTACTGCGCTCCAGATCGAGGCATTGGACGGCCTGGCGCATGAGATGGAAACTGCTGGTGACGTGGAGACGTTCCTCCGCCTTGACCGGGACTTCCACCTTTCCTGTTACACCGCCGCCCAGACGATCATGCTGACGGACACGGTACTGCGGTTGTGGAACCGGACGCAGCCTTACAGGTGGGCCTACACCTCTGTTTTCCGTTCCGAGGGTGATCGGAGCGCTCACCACGAGCACCATTTGCTCGTAGCCGCACTGCGTCGCCGCGATGCCGATGAGGCGGAACGCGTACTCACCTCGCACATCCGTCGCACCCGCCTTGAGCTGGCCCGGCATCCGGAAATCTTCGAAAACCCAGCTACTGCGCCGCCAGGCCTGGGGGACAACGACTGA
- a CDS encoding helix-turn-helix domain-containing protein encodes MSRARSWVRDLHPAGSADRLKPACLPATWNRTVGCIGLDAALWAVEISLELAQLGVDPATPATRREEATQELRPPAEAVVMEALLALDQGVPVPTTVPLEMVLQTARAVRQRVSLAKILEVQRVSHARFSDVLVEEFRRLVPAEMQSKELAELSHFLVDHVSTFALASSAAYAAEEQAWLASVDGSRAELVRALLRGEALGPDRAKLRYELANRTHVGLVLRREGRDDATVEGLDRAAAMLLARMGATAQLVLPAGNHEVWAWGAFLEPKAVNMAAIKGVPHTLVAVGRPATGLEGFRGSHEEAVSAANVSLLAPAGKPWSEPVFFKDVRFAVLLTADPAKAASFARDELGALAGSKEAALRETVRVYLEHNCSPAGAAAELSVANNTIKYRIGRAEELLGHRVKERQGILWAALYLAETIDLSPASGKEHG; translated from the coding sequence ATGTCAAGAGCTAGATCCTGGGTGCGGGATCTCCATCCTGCGGGGTCTGCAGATCGCCTGAAGCCTGCCTGCCTGCCGGCCACCTGGAACAGGACCGTGGGCTGTATCGGCCTGGACGCGGCCTTGTGGGCCGTAGAAATATCGCTGGAACTGGCGCAGTTGGGTGTCGACCCGGCGACGCCCGCAACCAGGCGGGAGGAAGCTACACAGGAGTTGCGTCCCCCTGCTGAAGCGGTGGTCATGGAGGCCCTGCTGGCCCTTGATCAGGGCGTTCCCGTTCCCACCACTGTTCCGTTGGAAATGGTTTTGCAGACGGCCCGTGCCGTCAGGCAGCGGGTGTCGCTGGCCAAGATCCTCGAAGTGCAGCGGGTCTCCCACGCGCGTTTCAGTGACGTGCTGGTGGAAGAGTTCCGGCGCCTTGTCCCGGCCGAGATGCAGTCAAAGGAACTTGCTGAGCTCTCCCACTTCCTTGTTGACCACGTCAGCACGTTTGCTCTGGCGAGCAGTGCTGCCTATGCAGCTGAGGAGCAGGCGTGGCTGGCAAGCGTGGATGGTTCGCGTGCCGAACTGGTCCGCGCACTGCTGCGGGGCGAGGCGCTGGGTCCGGACCGTGCAAAACTTCGGTACGAGCTCGCCAACCGCACCCACGTAGGTCTGGTCCTGCGTCGCGAAGGCCGTGACGACGCAACCGTTGAAGGGCTTGATCGGGCAGCAGCGATGTTGTTGGCGCGCATGGGCGCCACGGCGCAGCTTGTGCTCCCGGCCGGCAACCACGAGGTGTGGGCCTGGGGTGCCTTTCTAGAGCCTAAAGCAGTCAACATGGCCGCTATCAAGGGCGTCCCGCACACCCTCGTTGCCGTGGGGCGTCCAGCAACCGGTTTGGAGGGGTTCCGCGGCAGCCATGAAGAAGCGGTCAGCGCGGCCAACGTATCCCTGCTTGCGCCAGCCGGCAAGCCATGGAGTGAACCCGTGTTTTTCAAGGATGTCCGGTTTGCGGTGCTGCTGACCGCAGATCCCGCAAAGGCGGCCAGCTTTGCCCGAGACGAGTTGGGTGCCCTCGCCGGCTCCAAGGAGGCGGCCCTGCGTGAGACAGTTCGCGTCTACCTTGAACACAACTGCAGTCCCGCGGGTGCCGCAGCAGAGCTGAGCGTCGCGAACAACACCATCAAATACCGCATTGGGCGTGCAGAGGAGTTGTTGGGGCACAGAGTCAAGGAGCGGCAAGGGATTCTTTGGGCTGCACTTTACCTCGCAGAAACGATCGATCTTTCCCCGGCATCAGGGAAGGAACACGGCTGA
- a CDS encoding VOC family protein codes for MATVQHLAVRVSDIARSTKFYVEALGGKEVLRPYSNNPQLTEIFFGVKDTEYVIAYIELPDGFGIELFQFIPEPNTTIGVPQTQASFMHFALHVDNMDDALVRAEAAGGQRVHDPGTWSSDPARFVYLKDPDGNIIEFNETTWEGILTAAVELHPEAAP; via the coding sequence ATGGCGACTGTCCAGCATTTGGCCGTGCGGGTCTCAGACATCGCACGCTCCACGAAGTTCTATGTCGAGGCCCTTGGAGGGAAGGAGGTCCTGCGCCCTTACTCGAACAACCCTCAGCTGACCGAGATCTTCTTCGGCGTCAAGGACACCGAATACGTCATCGCCTACATCGAACTGCCTGACGGGTTCGGGATCGAACTATTCCAGTTCATTCCAGAACCCAACACAACAATCGGTGTCCCGCAGACCCAAGCCTCGTTCATGCATTTTGCCCTGCACGTAGACAACATGGACGATGCTCTGGTTCGCGCTGAGGCCGCTGGTGGGCAGCGCGTCCACGATCCCGGCACATGGAGCAGCGACCCTGCAAGATTCGTTTATCTCAAGGACCCAGACGGGAACATCATTGAGTTCAACGAAACCACCTGGGAGGGCATCCTCACGGCAGCAGTTGAGCTGCACCCGGAAGCGGCGCCCTGA
- a CDS encoding flavin reductase family protein: MTSNQAINNEVDQSPAATALVPDGQLLEGISPDEFRLAFRNHAAGVAIITADAGDGPVAMTATSVFSVSATPPLLVFSVSSLSSATPTILRSSSLVVHLLDTTNIALARLCSTSGVDRFADQDTWDVLPTGEPYFVEPPVRIRGEVVNTYEAGMSRLVVVNVTHATSPGADVETLNAPLVYHSRKWLALDRTAALA, from the coding sequence ATGACGTCGAACCAGGCAATCAACAACGAAGTGGACCAGAGCCCTGCCGCCACCGCGCTCGTCCCGGACGGTCAGCTGCTGGAAGGCATCTCGCCCGACGAATTTCGGCTGGCTTTCCGCAACCATGCGGCCGGCGTGGCTATTATCACGGCCGACGCCGGGGACGGTCCAGTCGCCATGACGGCGACGTCCGTGTTCTCTGTCAGTGCGACGCCGCCGTTGCTGGTGTTCTCGGTGTCGTCGCTGTCTTCCGCGACGCCGACCATCCTGCGGTCCTCATCGCTGGTGGTCCACCTGCTTGACACGACGAATATTGCCTTGGCACGCCTCTGCTCCACGAGTGGGGTGGACCGGTTCGCCGATCAGGATACCTGGGACGTCCTGCCGACGGGGGAGCCATACTTCGTGGAGCCGCCTGTGCGTATCCGGGGCGAGGTGGTGAATACCTATGAGGCCGGCATGTCACGCCTGGTGGTGGTCAACGTTACACACGCCACATCGCCCGGGGCCGACGTCGAAACCCTCAACGCACCTCTGGTCTACCACAGCCGTAAGTGGCTGGCCCTGGACCGGACGGCCGCCCTCGCCTGA
- a CDS encoding MFS transporter, protein MQDKEIVVLDESRSAASGLTEAAPPALSVRDGAAVPQEPVSGLWMALYTLANIGYWLAVITPGVIALPLKVTSLVGSEQAPAALGIVAAAGPAIALIATPVFGRLSDRTTSRLGRRRPYLLLNPLIGVVGAVMGGLAPNIAVLAVGYGLLAIGFTGSFGALAPVVADRVPVNQRGLVSGLIGISVPVGLVGGTFVVQYIATDPLLPLAVPAAMGAILIIMFGVHMKDARLAPESRPAASWRSLPATFWVNPRRYPDFAWAWWGRALLLLAYALLTLYQTFFLIDRLGIPASEVANYVFLSMLVLSVTMVASSIIGGRLSDVMERRKPFIIGSAVIYGAALLVIATSTTFTQFLIGIAITGLGNGAYTAVDAALATQVLPNPDDTAKDLGVFNIAATFPNAAAPAIAPLILAIGGGNYTVLFAVAGGIAIISALAIVPIKGVR, encoded by the coding sequence ATGCAGGACAAAGAAATTGTTGTGCTGGACGAATCCAGGTCGGCGGCGAGTGGGCTCACAGAAGCCGCGCCGCCCGCACTCAGCGTCCGCGACGGAGCGGCTGTGCCGCAGGAACCGGTCTCGGGCCTGTGGATGGCCCTGTACACCTTGGCGAACATTGGTTACTGGCTTGCCGTTATCACTCCTGGAGTGATAGCGCTTCCGCTCAAGGTGACCAGCCTGGTGGGTTCGGAACAGGCTCCTGCTGCATTGGGGATCGTTGCAGCTGCGGGACCGGCCATTGCGCTGATCGCCACCCCGGTTTTCGGCAGGCTCAGTGACCGCACCACCTCACGGCTCGGGCGTCGTCGGCCCTACCTGCTCCTCAATCCGCTCATTGGCGTGGTGGGGGCTGTGATGGGTGGCCTGGCACCGAACATCGCAGTTCTGGCCGTCGGGTACGGGCTGTTGGCGATCGGTTTCACCGGTTCGTTCGGCGCGCTGGCGCCTGTGGTGGCAGACCGTGTCCCTGTCAATCAGCGTGGCCTCGTCTCCGGCCTGATCGGCATCAGCGTTCCCGTGGGGCTCGTCGGCGGAACCTTTGTGGTGCAGTACATCGCCACGGACCCGCTGTTGCCGCTGGCCGTTCCGGCAGCTATGGGCGCCATCCTGATAATCATGTTCGGCGTCCATATGAAGGATGCACGGCTGGCACCGGAGTCCCGGCCGGCGGCGTCATGGCGGAGCCTGCCGGCAACCTTCTGGGTCAATCCGCGCCGCTATCCTGATTTCGCCTGGGCATGGTGGGGAAGGGCGCTGCTCCTCCTTGCTTATGCCCTCCTGACTCTGTACCAGACCTTCTTCCTCATTGACCGGCTGGGCATCCCGGCCTCTGAAGTGGCCAACTATGTGTTCCTGTCCATGCTCGTCCTGTCTGTGACCATGGTGGCCTCTAGCATCATCGGCGGACGCCTCAGCGATGTGATGGAACGCCGCAAGCCATTCATCATCGGCTCTGCCGTGATCTACGGCGCCGCCCTCCTGGTGATCGCGACATCCACCACCTTCACCCAGTTCCTGATTGGAATAGCCATTACCGGGTTGGGCAACGGCGCCTACACCGCGGTGGATGCTGCCCTGGCCACCCAGGTACTCCCCAATCCGGACGACACGGCAAAGGACCTGGGCGTATTCAACATCGCCGCCACGTTTCCAAACGCAGCAGCGCCCGCCATCGCTCCGCTGATCCTTGCCATCGGCGGCGGAAACTACACCGTGCTCTTCGCCGTGGCCGGTGGCATTGCCATCATCAGCGCCCTGGCGATCGTCCCTATCAAGGGCGTCCGCTAG